In Terriglobales bacterium, the genomic stretch CAGCGTCAACGCGCGCCGATCGAGGTTACCAGTCGAGGCTGTCCGCTTTCAGGCTACGCTCTCCAGCGCCAGCGCCATGCCCATGCCGCCGGAGACACAGAGCGTCGCCATGCCTCGCTTGGCCTTGCGCCGCAGCATCTCGTGCAGCAGCGTCACCGTGATGCGCGCACCCGTGCACCCGATGGGATGTCCCAGCGCGATCGCCCCGCCGTTCACGTTCAGCTTCTCCGGATCGAAGTGCAGCTCGCGGTCGCAGGCCAGGACCTGCGCGGCAAAGGCTTCGTTCAGCTCGATCAGGTCGAACCCGGCGTAATCCAGCCCGAACTTTTCCTTCATCTTGCCGAGCGCAGGCACCGGCCCGATCCCCATGATGCGCGGATCGACGCCGGCGCTGGTCGCCGCCATCACCCGCGCCGTCGGCTTCAGGTTGTGCCGCTTCACGAAGGCTTCGCCCGCCACCACCAGCGCGGCTGCGCCATCGGTGATGCCCGACGAATTTCCCGCGGTGATGGTGCCCGTCTTGGAGAACACGGGCGCCAGCTTGGCCATCTTCTCCAGAGTTGCGCCCAGGAAAGGGTGCTCGTCGCGCGCGAATGTCTGCGGGCCTTTCTTGCCGTCGAGCTCAACCGCAACGATCTCTGAGCCGAACCTGCCGGCCTCGATGGCCGCCTGCGCGCGCTGCTGCGACCGCAGCGCGTATTGATCCTGTTCTTCACGCGGGATCTTGTACTGTTCGGCGAGCACCTCGGCGGTTTCGCCCATCACCATCTTGGCCAGGGGACAGAAGAAGCCGTCGCGATACATGCCGTCCACCAGGTCCTG encodes the following:
- a CDS encoding acetyl-CoA C-acetyltransferase, whose product is MEGVFILSAVRTAIGKFGGSLAGKTAADMGAIAARAALERAGVRADQVDETIFGNARQAGGGPNVARQISIRAGLPQEVPAYTVNQACASGMKSVALAFEEITAGNLECVLTGGTESMSRLPYYLDGARWGYRLGNQDLVDGMYRDGFFCPLAKMVMGETAEVLAEQYKIPREEQDQYALRSQQRAQAAIEAGRFGSEIVAVELDGKKGPQTFARDEHPFLGATLEKMAKLAPVFSKTGTITAGNSSGITDGAAALVVAGEAFVKRHNLKPTARVMAATSAGVDPRIMGIGPVPALGKMKEKFGLDYAGFDLIELNEAFAAQVLACDRELHFDPEKLNVNGGAIALGHPIGCTGARITVTLLHEMLRRKAKRGMATLCVSGGMGMALALESVA